A window from Chryseobacterium vaccae encodes these proteins:
- a CDS encoding helix-turn-helix domain-containing protein, protein MKKFYYFLIIFPTFSQFLFSQNKEEKTFSEIRKHYEKMEIDDVHAMPYVKLYIEKAKNENNFSKLIQGYRDARQFDFKNKMKYADSALTASLKHGTQDDISKEYLSKGIIYYFYQKKFKLALNEYIKAYTHSKGSKDEYHRYKVLYHLGIVKSHLGYYDDAMKHFLECISFYRPKLNENHHENEKFNYGKAYLNCLHQLTVLNRYLNNFNKSDSLSMLGYRLTANNSDFALEKSYFLKCIGISRFHNKDYVGARDYLQKSLPTILNRNDFAWASVVYYYLGKTYEAQDNINRATGCYNKIDSIFNKHDFILPEVYKSYHYLIDHYKDKNVEKQLYYTNQLLKADSLISKDFPYLSLKLHKDFDRRTLMDAKEEIERSSTKKIVFAQMLIASGSVILGFFVVRHRRDQKIKKQYQLLQKRITEGKYNINDVLREEMIELPVRKTSLTPEMALEIKEKLQKFEQEQYFRKKGITQKSIALKLGTNSQYLSVYINEQKGMNFNKYMAELRINYITNLLNTNSKYLNYTIEALAEECGIAARQNFSNLFFDINGIRPTDYIKNRKKELGIS, encoded by the coding sequence ATGAAAAAGTTTTATTACTTTCTCATCATATTTCCTACTTTTTCACAATTTTTATTTTCACAAAACAAAGAGGAAAAAACTTTCAGTGAAATTAGAAAGCATTATGAAAAAATGGAAATAGATGACGTTCATGCAATGCCCTATGTAAAACTGTACATTGAGAAAGCAAAAAACGAAAATAATTTTTCAAAGCTGATTCAAGGGTATAGAGATGCGAGACAATTTGACTTTAAAAACAAAATGAAGTATGCTGATAGTGCGCTTACTGCCAGCTTAAAGCATGGAACCCAAGATGATATCAGTAAAGAGTATCTAAGTAAGGGAATCATCTATTATTTTTATCAAAAAAAATTTAAGCTAGCTTTAAATGAGTATATTAAAGCCTATACCCACTCAAAAGGTTCAAAAGATGAGTACCATCGGTATAAAGTTCTCTATCATTTAGGAATTGTAAAAAGTCATTTGGGCTATTATGATGACGCAATGAAACATTTTCTTGAATGTATTTCATTTTACAGGCCAAAGTTGAATGAAAACCATCATGAAAATGAAAAGTTTAATTATGGGAAGGCGTATCTCAACTGCTTACATCAACTGACCGTACTTAACAGATATCTGAATAACTTTAACAAGAGCGACAGTTTAAGTATGTTGGGTTATCGGTTAACCGCCAATAATAGCGATTTTGCATTGGAAAAAAGCTATTTTCTCAAATGCATCGGAATTTCCAGATTTCATAATAAAGATTATGTTGGTGCTCGGGATTACTTGCAAAAATCTTTACCCACTATTCTTAACAGAAACGATTTCGCCTGGGCTTCTGTAGTATATTATTACCTGGGTAAAACTTATGAAGCGCAGGATAATATAAATAGGGCTACAGGATGTTATAACAAAATAGACTCTATTTTCAACAAACATGATTTTATACTTCCTGAGGTGTATAAGAGTTATCACTATCTTATTGATCATTATAAAGATAAGAATGTCGAAAAGCAGCTGTACTATACCAATCAGCTTTTAAAAGCAGATAGTTTAATCAGTAAAGATTTTCCATATTTATCTTTGAAACTTCATAAAGATTTTGACCGACGTACATTGATGGATGCAAAAGAAGAAATCGAGAGATCCAGTACCAAAAAAATAGTATTTGCTCAGATGCTGATTGCTTCAGGAAGTGTAATTCTTGGCTTTTTTGTTGTCCGGCATCGAAGAGATCAAAAGATTAAAAAGCAATATCAGCTTCTCCAAAAGAGAATTACTGAAGGAAAATATAATATCAATGATGTTTTAAGAGAAGAAATGATAGAGCTCCCTGTAAGAAAGACTTCTCTTACCCCGGAAATGGCCTTAGAAATAAAAGAAAAGCTTCAGAAGTTTGAGCAGGAACAGTATTTCAGAAAGAAAGGGATTACGCAGAAAAGTATTGCTTTAAAGCTGGGAACCAATTCCCAATATCTTTCGGTTTATATCAATGAACAAAAAGGGATGAATTTTAATAAATACATGGCCGAACTGAGAATCAATTATATCACTAACTTACTTAATACCAACAGTAAATATTTAAACTATACTATCGAAGCATTGGCCGAAGAATGCGGTATAGCTGCACGTCAGAACTTTTCAAATCTGTTCTTTGATATCAATGGGATAAGACCTACTGATTATATAAAGAATCGGAAAAAGGAGCTGGGTATTAGTTGA
- a CDS encoding DoxX family protein — translation MKNFQTIFIKTVSCFFILLFVYASVSKLLDFENFQVQIAQSPLLSAYAGVISYAVIIVELIIVLLLIFPSSRLIGLYLSTALMSAFTIYIFLILNYSEFVPCSCGGILEKMGWTEHLIFNILCVIMGGLSVLTTERANHKTTRKTALILGISNMLSCILVIVLFFKSEHIIKQENNFTRRFLMHPILKIKSMDLENHSFYFAGAKNEELYLANRSLPQNILAVDSLLKKAVNTKIDLELSKYPFKKIEIKVKDHNYYIYDGNVPIILKGKLGDTQNKVISLNDAFFSQLEIIDSNKIVIRTLSSQTKSLMLGTILINNNGKNFVKLYPNLLEKQIDGVFDSDGYLSADPIKPTVSYIYSYRNQFLVMNHSMQLIHRWRTVDTTKIAQIKVTPLSNGKSKMSKPALKVNGHAIVYRGLLFNPAQLRGRHESLNRWQESKVIDIYNTASQEYIGSMYIDNIKNNSMSDFRVTDEHLYAIVGNQLVQYKLTQPLKKHFKNGEAENRVSE, via the coding sequence ATGAAAAACTTCCAAACTATCTTTATCAAAACTGTTTCCTGCTTTTTTATTCTATTGTTTGTTTATGCAAGTGTGAGCAAATTGTTAGATTTTGAAAACTTCCAAGTTCAAATTGCTCAGTCACCATTACTTAGTGCTTATGCAGGTGTTATTTCTTATGCTGTTATTATTGTAGAATTAATTATTGTACTGTTATTAATTTTTCCAAGCAGTAGATTGATTGGATTATACTTATCAACTGCTTTAATGTCAGCATTTACGATCTATATATTTCTCATTTTAAATTACAGTGAATTTGTTCCGTGCTCATGTGGAGGAATCTTAGAAAAAATGGGATGGACTGAACATCTGATTTTTAATATTCTTTGTGTAATTATGGGAGGTTTATCAGTTCTCACCACCGAAAGAGCAAATCACAAGACTACCCGTAAAACAGCATTAATCTTAGGAATTTCCAATATGTTGAGTTGTATCCTCGTCATTGTCTTGTTTTTCAAGTCAGAACACATCATAAAACAGGAAAACAATTTTACCAGAAGGTTTCTGATGCATCCTATTTTAAAAATAAAAAGTATGGATCTGGAGAACCATTCATTTTATTTTGCCGGTGCTAAAAATGAGGAGCTTTACTTAGCTAACCGAAGCTTACCTCAAAATATATTAGCAGTTGATTCACTTTTAAAGAAAGCTGTAAATACTAAGATTGATCTGGAGCTCAGCAAATATCCATTTAAAAAAATAGAGATTAAAGTTAAAGATCATAATTATTATATCTATGATGGAAATGTTCCCATCATATTAAAAGGCAAATTAGGTGATACACAAAATAAAGTCATCAGTTTGAATGATGCATTCTTTAGCCAGCTTGAAATTATTGATAGTAATAAAATTGTCATACGTACTCTTTCATCTCAAACCAAAAGTTTAATGCTGGGAACCATTTTAATCAATAACAATGGTAAAAATTTTGTGAAACTGTATCCTAATCTGCTTGAAAAGCAAATAGACGGTGTTTTTGATTCTGACGGTTATCTTTCAGCCGATCCTATAAAACCGACTGTCAGCTATATTTACAGTTATAGAAACCAGTTTCTTGTAATGAACCATTCCATGCAGCTTATTCACAGATGGAGAACTGTTGATACGACTAAAATCGCACAGATTAAAGTAACTCCGCTCTCCAATGGAAAATCTAAAATGTCTAAACCTGCATTAAAAGTCAATGGACATGCAATCGTATACAGAGGACTCCTATTTAACCCTGCTCAATTAAGAGGAAGGCATGAATCTTTAAACAGATGGCAGGAAAGCAAAGTCATCGACATCTATAATACTGCATCTCAGGAATATATTGGCAGTATGTACATCGACAATATTAAAAATAACAGCATGTCAGATTTTAGAGTTACCGACGAGCATTTATACGCAATTGTTGGAAATCAGCTGGTACAATATAAACTTACCCAGCCGCTGAAAAAACATTTCAAAAACGGGGAAGCCGAAAACCGTGTTTCAGAGTAG
- the mobC gene encoding conjugal transfer protein MobC — MQGEDDLRGLAKIMAFMRAVSIIVVLMHLYWFCYGFFAQRQWTLELVNKILYNFNKTAGLFSHAIYSKLFAIILLGLSCLGTKGVKNEIITRKKISIAFSIGFVLFFLNSIILQLDTSFTAVLYILSTGSGYILLMQAGVWTGRLLKTNLMTDVFNNENESFQQETQLLYNEYSVNLPTKFYYQGKWHQGWINVVNPFRATIVLGTPGSGKSYAIVNNYIRQHIEKGFSMYIYDFKFDDLSTITYNHLINHFDAYTVKPKFYIINFDDPRKSHRCNPLNPNFMTDISDAYEAAYTIMLNLNRSWIQKQGDFFVESPIILLAAIIWFLKIYKNGKYCTFPHAIELLNKKYKDVFTILTSYSELENYLSPFMDAWQGGAQDQLQGQIASAKIPLSRMISPQLYWVMTGDDFSLDINNPEEPKILCVGNNPDRQNIYSAALGLYNSRIVKLINKKGQLKSSVIIDELPTIYFRGLDNLIATARSNKVSVCLGFQDFSQLARDYGDKESKVIQNTVGNIFSGQVVGETAKTLSERFGKVLQKRQSISINRNDTSTSISTQLDSLIPASKISTLTQGFFVGAVSDNFDERIDQKIFHSEIVVDTIKLSREAKDFQKIPKIRSFTDIDGNDLMQKQIEENYKGVKADILSIVTNEMDRIKNDPGLQHLMKND; from the coding sequence ATGCAGGGTGAAGACGATTTAAGAGGGCTTGCCAAAATCATGGCATTTATGCGAGCGGTCAGCATTATTGTAGTATTAATGCATCTGTATTGGTTTTGTTACGGATTTTTTGCACAGCGACAATGGACACTGGAACTCGTCAATAAGATACTTTATAATTTTAACAAAACAGCAGGGTTATTTTCTCATGCCATTTACTCTAAGCTCTTCGCTATTATATTGCTAGGTTTGAGTTGTCTTGGTACAAAAGGCGTAAAGAATGAGATAATCACCCGGAAAAAAATTAGTATCGCTTTTTCTATTGGTTTTGTCCTATTCTTTTTAAACTCAATTATTTTACAACTTGATACCAGCTTTACAGCTGTACTTTATATTCTATCTACCGGCTCCGGATACATTTTACTGATGCAGGCAGGAGTCTGGACAGGCCGTTTACTGAAAACGAATTTGATGACCGATGTTTTTAACAATGAGAACGAAAGTTTTCAACAGGAGACTCAATTACTCTATAACGAGTACTCTGTTAATCTTCCAACCAAGTTCTATTATCAGGGAAAGTGGCATCAGGGATGGATTAATGTGGTTAATCCGTTTCGTGCCACCATTGTCTTAGGAACCCCGGGCTCAGGAAAATCATACGCCATTGTCAACAACTATATCAGACAGCATATCGAAAAAGGATTTTCGATGTACATCTACGATTTTAAATTTGATGATCTGTCTACTATTACTTACAATCATCTTATCAATCATTTCGATGCTTATACAGTAAAGCCGAAATTCTATATCATCAACTTTGACGACCCTAGAAAAAGTCATCGTTGTAATCCCTTAAATCCTAATTTTATGACGGATATATCGGATGCGTACGAAGCTGCCTACACCATCATGTTAAACCTTAACAGAAGCTGGATACAAAAACAGGGCGATTTCTTTGTTGAGAGTCCTATCATACTGCTAGCTGCCATCATATGGTTTCTTAAAATTTATAAGAACGGCAAATACTGCACTTTTCCACATGCTATTGAACTGTTGAACAAAAAATACAAAGATGTTTTTACGATATTAACATCTTATTCTGAATTAGAGAACTACCTCTCTCCTTTTATGGATGCATGGCAGGGCGGTGCACAGGATCAGTTGCAGGGGCAAATCGCGTCTGCAAAGATTCCTTTGTCAAGAATGATCTCACCACAATTGTATTGGGTAATGACTGGAGATGATTTTTCTTTAGATATCAATAATCCTGAAGAACCCAAAATATTGTGCGTAGGAAACAATCCGGATCGTCAGAACATTTATTCTGCCGCGTTAGGATTGTACAATTCAAGAATTGTTAAGCTGATCAATAAAAAAGGACAGTTAAAGAGTTCTGTGATTATTGATGAGCTTCCCACTATTTATTTCAGAGGCTTGGATAATTTAATTGCAACTGCCAGAAGTAACAAAGTTTCTGTATGTCTCGGATTTCAGGATTTTTCCCAATTGGCCAGGGACTATGGGGACAAGGAAAGTAAGGTTATTCAGAACACAGTAGGAAATATCTTTAGTGGGCAAGTGGTTGGAGAAACAGCAAAAACCTTATCTGAACGTTTTGGAAAAGTACTCCAGAAAAGACAAAGTATATCCATCAATCGCAATGATACTTCAACCTCCATCTCTACCCAATTGGACAGTTTGATTCCTGCTTCGAAAATCTCAACCCTGACACAGGGATTTTTTGTCGGTGCTGTATCAGATAACTTTGATGAAAGGATTGATCAGAAGATCTTTCATTCGGAGATTGTTGTGGATACAATTAAGCTTTCTCGGGAGGCGAAAGACTTTCAGAAAATACCAAAGATCCGATCTTTCACTGATATAGACGGAAATGATCTGATGCAAAAACAGATTGAAGAAAATTACAAAGGAGTCAAGGCAGATATTCTTAGCATTGTCACCAATGAGATGGACAGAATAAAAAATGATCCCGGCTTACAGCACTTAATGAAAAATGATTAA
- a CDS encoding RteC domain-containing protein, with protein MVTKTIFKRTSQLLEDLDLKINEVNTDGNDLIKTSEKALLIIDESIRKLKLLVSNHHFDHIAEEVLFFKKLKPQFISKFIYYSAVLDIESHKPAAGNKTLKKYYEAEQEKLKNFYLEHSEFYSYYKREATYLDHKIFVRNSYDLKMKLSSGFYNYDPSFTTSHDHMIARFISNQQFDQYLKKQIESSNDNFTAKVFSPLSWSGSKVGLIELIYALYQMRCFNGGNIELSEVIKFTEKSLDCDLGNFHKTIFEIRNRKQGPTKFLQLVSDNLNQYFMNNDAE; from the coding sequence ATGGTAACAAAAACTATTTTTAAAAGAACTTCACAATTATTAGAGGATCTGGATCTAAAGATTAACGAAGTCAACACTGACGGAAATGATCTGATTAAAACTTCGGAAAAGGCATTACTTATTATTGATGAGTCGATAAGGAAATTAAAACTTCTGGTTTCAAACCACCATTTTGATCACATTGCTGAAGAGGTATTGTTTTTTAAAAAACTGAAACCGCAGTTTATCTCAAAATTTATTTATTATTCTGCAGTATTGGATATTGAATCTCATAAACCGGCTGCCGGAAATAAGACTTTAAAAAAATATTATGAAGCAGAACAGGAAAAATTGAAAAACTTTTATTTGGAGCATTCTGAATTTTACAGTTACTATAAACGAGAAGCGACCTATCTTGATCATAAAATATTTGTCCGTAATTCTTATGATTTGAAGATGAAGCTATCATCCGGGTTTTATAACTATGATCCAAGTTTTACAACTTCCCACGATCATATGATCGCCAGATTTATTTCCAATCAGCAATTTGATCAGTATTTAAAAAAGCAAATTGAAAGTTCGAATGATAACTTTACTGCAAAAGTATTTTCTCCTCTTAGCTGGTCGGGATCAAAGGTCGGTCTTATAGAGCTTATCTATGCGCTTTACCAGATGCGTTGTTTTAACGGTGGTAATATCGAGTTAAGCGAGGTCATAAAATTTACAGAAAAGTCATTGGATTGCGATTTGGGTAATTTTCATAAAACCATCTTTGAAATCCGTAACCGAAAACAGGGACCAACCAAATTCCTTCAATTGGTGAGTGATAATTTGAATCAATATTTTATGAACAATGATGCTGAGTAA
- the mobA gene encoding conjugal transfer protein MobA, producing the protein MEPNKNNKGGRKPKLNPSKNRYVFRLTDEENIMFLKLYEASGMSNKAKFITTILFQKELKIVTVDIATMDYHTQLTKFFYQFQSIGNNYNQIVKILYRNFTEKKASFYLFKLENHTKDLALICKKIIELTKEFEQNHIQKTSEK; encoded by the coding sequence ATGGAACCAAATAAAAACAATAAAGGAGGACGTAAGCCCAAGCTGAACCCAAGTAAAAACAGGTATGTATTTAGACTTACTGATGAGGAAAATATAATGTTTTTAAAATTATATGAGGCTTCTGGAATGAGTAACAAAGCAAAATTTATTACAACAATTTTGTTTCAGAAAGAATTAAAGATTGTAACAGTGGATATTGCAACAATGGATTATCATACCCAACTCACTAAATTCTTTTACCAGTTTCAATCGATTGGAAACAATTATAATCAGATTGTAAAAATTTTATATCGAAATTTTACAGAGAAAAAAGCGTCTTTCTATCTCTTTAAACTGGAAAATCACACCAAAGATCTAGCATTAATTTGTAAAAAGATTATAGAGCTCACCAAAGAATTTGAGCAAAACCATATTCAAAAAACTTCTGAAAAATGA
- the mobB gene encoding conjugal transfer protein MobB yields the protein MIAKIGKGENLWGALTYNQQKVDNENGTVLFTNKIPDLWDHPYSVRFFHQYFEPYLIANNKTEKPVRHISLNPDPNDKVDDKIYREMAQQYMQEMGYGNQPYVVFKHTDIDRTHIHIVTTCVQIDGKKISDRYDHSRSMEACRKLEKQYNLKVTGANRNLNQSSIFKPVDYTKGNIKTQLSSILRHMPQTYSFQSIGAYRALLSQFNISVEEVNGELHGKMRKGMVYFATDKNGKKISNPFKSSLFGRHAGVENIQELIEKSKVKMKNDPLKFILKRTIETAISTSRTETAFKKQLLEQGTATVIRKNDDGRIYGITFIDHNSKSVWNGSQLGKELSANSFNKLWHEIETKPEASSYNSSNNDISFEKSSEHFFSNNSYEGVHGFFSSLLSSDTDKDHEEQIFASQMKKRERKRRKK from the coding sequence ATGATTGCAAAAATTGGAAAAGGTGAAAATCTATGGGGTGCCCTTACCTACAATCAACAAAAAGTTGACAACGAAAATGGAACGGTTTTATTCACTAATAAGATTCCTGATTTGTGGGACCATCCTTATTCTGTCAGATTTTTTCATCAGTACTTTGAACCCTATCTGATTGCCAATAATAAAACTGAAAAACCGGTAAGACATATTTCCCTAAACCCTGACCCCAACGATAAGGTTGATGACAAAATTTATAGAGAAATGGCTCAGCAATATATGCAGGAAATGGGGTACGGTAACCAACCTTATGTAGTGTTTAAACATACGGATATTGACAGGACTCACATTCACATAGTCACCACTTGCGTCCAGATCGATGGGAAGAAAATATCAGATCGCTATGATCATTCTCGATCGATGGAAGCCTGTAGAAAACTGGAGAAACAATACAACTTGAAAGTTACTGGTGCGAATAGAAATTTAAATCAAAGCTCTATTTTTAAACCTGTAGATTATACTAAGGGGAATATCAAAACACAATTATCCTCGATACTACGACATATGCCTCAAACTTACAGCTTTCAAAGTATAGGTGCTTATAGGGCTTTACTTTCTCAATTCAATATTTCCGTTGAAGAAGTTAACGGAGAGCTTCACGGAAAAATGAGAAAAGGAATGGTCTATTTTGCTACGGATAAAAATGGAAAAAAAATAAGCAATCCTTTTAAATCATCCCTTTTTGGTAGGCATGCAGGAGTAGAAAATATTCAGGAGCTCATTGAGAAATCTAAAGTGAAAATGAAAAATGATCCATTAAAATTCATTCTTAAAAGAACCATTGAAACAGCAATCAGTACCAGCAGAACTGAAACTGCATTTAAAAAACAACTGCTTGAACAGGGAACCGCTACGGTCATACGAAAGAATGATGATGGAAGGATTTACGGAATTACATTCATAGACCATAACTCCAAATCTGTTTGGAATGGTTCACAGTTAGGTAAAGAGCTTTCAGCCAACTCATTCAACAAACTATGGCATGAGATAGAAACAAAACCTGAAGCCAGTTCATACAATAGTTCTAATAATGACATATCATTTGAAAAATCTTCAGAACATTTCTTCAGCAATAACAGCTACGAAGGAGTTCACGGATTCTTTTCCAGTTTATTGTCCTCAGATACAGATAAGGATCACGAAGAGCAAATTTTTGCGTCTCAAATGAAAAAGCGAGAAAGAAAAAGAAGAAAAAAATAA